One window of the Triticum dicoccoides isolate Atlit2015 ecotype Zavitan chromosome 3B, WEW_v2.0, whole genome shotgun sequence genome contains the following:
- the LOC119281979 gene encoding protein FAR1-RELATED SEQUENCE 7-like, which produces MWKGKRVAGFAVTDGAMPDERAASADRISALELAFRGFAERKGDAVVVPSLGLTFDSLGETYDYYNLYSWECGFRISRYRKSHTNVKGAKSMQKLLCNCGENQRK; this is translated from the exons ATGTGGAAAGGGAAAAGAGTGGCTGGGTTCGCCG TCACAGACGGCGCTATGCCTGACGAACGAGCGGCTAGTGCAGATAGGATTAGTGCACTTGAACTAGCATTTAGAGGATTTGCTGAGAGGAAAGGAGATGCAGTTGTGGTTCCTTCTTTGGGCTTGACATTTGATTCGCTCGGAGAAACTTACGACTACTACAACCTGTATTCATGGGAGTGCGGTTTCAGAATTAGTAGGTACAGGAAGAGTCATACAAATGTCAAAGGTGCTAAAAGCATGCAAAAGCTACTGTGCAACTGCGG GGAAAACCAAAGAAAGTGA